The following coding sequences lie in one Romeriopsis navalis LEGE 11480 genomic window:
- a CDS encoding DUF1822 family protein, producing MYSRPNPTDPSFDYEPLQGEIVPLKEDDFLQAQQISQRWVQLAMPVQQRWAIYLHALALRGFQLWFNQRTTPHSLDLSQTFVLLPDAPHAQQQDVKGHIAVCQIQVASFKICLVVTDGSADDWCIPSVAIQNPHIAAHFYLPIVVHEESGQVEILGFLQHNQIAETTAEGMTEDYYYRLALVNTNPELERLLLYLTCLEPVAIPLPEANVAPVERLSQRGHQLLLQPVVRTGQWLNKQVNTVADQLGNVISTELSAWQVLPSLELANTTRSGLRDIEADSPMGDLSAIMLSLMRGGMQIPLEQTIAYQDLQLADLSLRLYVVTAPQATDVEPMASEWSLLAILRQQDQTDLPGGVGLQIADVDQVLVEQQTNTEQSDFLYGSVIGGIDEQFILTVSCENQVLTLPPFSFE from the coding sequence ATGTACAGCCGTCCAAACCCAACTGATCCATCTTTTGATTATGAACCCCTCCAAGGTGAAATAGTTCCCTTAAAAGAGGATGACTTTTTGCAAGCTCAGCAAATAAGTCAACGTTGGGTGCAATTAGCGATGCCCGTGCAGCAACGCTGGGCGATTTATTTACATGCCCTTGCTCTCAGGGGTTTTCAGCTCTGGTTTAATCAGCGCACAACTCCCCATTCACTCGACCTATCCCAGACGTTTGTGTTGTTGCCTGATGCCCCTCATGCACAACAGCAAGATGTGAAAGGGCATATCGCAGTTTGCCAAATTCAGGTTGCATCATTCAAGATTTGTTTGGTTGTTACTGATGGTAGTGCGGATGATTGGTGCATTCCATCTGTAGCAATTCAGAATCCACATATCGCTGCTCACTTTTATCTCCCGATCGTCGTTCACGAAGAATCGGGTCAAGTTGAGATTTTAGGGTTTCTCCAACACAATCAAATTGCTGAGACAACTGCTGAGGGAATGACGGAAGATTATTATTATCGTTTGGCACTTGTCAATACAAATCCTGAGCTAGAAAGACTGTTGTTGTATCTGACTTGTTTAGAGCCGGTGGCAATTCCTCTACCAGAAGCGAATGTTGCTCCAGTAGAGCGATTATCACAGAGGGGCCATCAGCTTTTGTTACAGCCGGTGGTACGAACTGGTCAGTGGTTAAATAAGCAAGTTAATACGGTGGCAGACCAGCTAGGAAATGTGATTTCAACAGAATTATCTGCATGGCAAGTCTTGCCTAGTTTGGAACTCGCGAATACAACTCGTAGTGGTTTGCGTGATATTGAGGCCGATTCACCAATGGGTGATCTATCAGCCATTATGTTGAGCTTGATGCGCGGTGGTATGCAAATTCCTCTGGAACAAACAATTGCATATCAAGATCTTCAATTAGCTGATTTATCATTGCGGTTGTATGTGGTGACGGCACCCCAAGCAACAGATGTGGAACCAATGGCTTCTGAATGGTCACTATTGGCTATTTTGCGACAGCAAGATCAGACGGATCTGCCCGGTGGTGTTGGACTGCAGATTGCGGATGTCGATCAAGTTCTAGTTGAGCAGCAGACGAATACTGAACAATCAGATTTTCTTTATGGTTCTGTTATTGGTGGTATAGATGAGCAATTCATACTCACGGTGAGTTGTGAAAACCAAGTCCTAACTTTGCCACCATTTTCTTTTGAATAA